The genomic segment TTGTCGAGGTGCATGTACTCCGAGCACGGGTTCGACGCGGTGATGCGGCCCGACTCGGGGCACGTGTGCCAGTCGTTGATCGTGTCGTCGTACTGCAGCCCCGGGTCGGCGCACTCCCAGGCGGCCTGCGCCATCTTGCGGAACAGCCCCTTGGCGTCGACGCTCTCCAGCACCTCGCCGGTGGTGCGCGACCGGAGACCGAACTTGCCGCCTGTCTCGACCGCCTGCATGAAGTCGTCGGAGACGCGCACGGAGTTGTTCGCGTTCTGGTACTGCACCGACGAGATGTCGCTGCCGCCGAGGTCCATGTCGAAACCGGCGTCGCGGAGCACGCGGATCTTGTGCTCCTCCTTCGCCTTGGTCTCGATGAACTCCTCGACGTCGGGGTGGTCCACGTCGAGCACGACCATCTTCGCCGCGCGACGCGTCGCACCACCCGACTTGATGGTGCCCGCGGACGCGTCGGCGCCGCGCATGAACGACACCGGTCCCGACGCCGTTCCACCCGACGACAGCAGCTCGCGCGAGGAACGGATGCGGGAGAGGTTGAGCCCCGCGCCCGAGCCGCCCTTGAAGATCAGACCCTCTTCCCGGTACCAGTTGAGGATCGAGTCCATGTTGTCGTCGACCGACAGGATGAAGCACGCACTGACCTGCTGCTTCGAGCTCGTGCCGACGTTGAACCACACCGGCGAGTTAAAGCTGAACACCTGGTGCAGCAGCATCCAGGTCAGCTCGTGCTCGAAGATCTCGGCGTCCGCAGCACCGGCGAAGTAGCCGTGCTCCAGCCCCGCCTTGACGTAGGTCTTCACGACCCGGTCGATCAGCTGCTTGAGGCTGTTCTCCCGCTCCGGGCTGCCCACCGCACCGCGGAAGTACTTGCTGGTCACGATGTTGGTGGCGTTGACCGACCAGAACTCGGGGAACTCCACACCACGCTGCTCGAAGTTCACCGTGCCGTCACGCCAGTTCGTCATGACGACGTCGCGACGCTCCCACCGCACCTCGTCGTAGGGGTGCACGCCTTCGGTGGTGTAGACCCGCTTGATGCGAAGGCCCTTGCGCGAATTCGAGCCGCCCCGCTTCTTGCTCGACTTCGGTGAGGCTTCTGCGCCGACCCCCACGGTTTCTGTCATGACTCCCACTCCCGCGTTCGAAACTGACGGCGACGTGACTCGTCGCCCGCGTCCTCACTCGCTGCGGTCCTGCGGGGCCGCCCCTTCGGCGATCGCCTCACGCAGGTTCTTGATCTCGGACTCGAAGTCCTCGATCGACGAGAAGGATCGGTAGACGCTCGCGAACCTCAGGTACGCGACGGCGTCGAGCTCCCGCAGCGGCCCGAGGATGGCGAGACCCACCTCGTGACTCGGGATCTCCGCGACCCCGGTGGCCCTGATCGACTCCTCGACCTTCTGGGCCAGCTGCTTCAGAGCGTCGTCGTCGACGGGACGACCCTGACACGCGCGGCGAACGCCTCGGACCACCTTGTCGCGGCTGAACTGCTCGGTCACGCCCGACCGCTTGACGACGGCGAGCACCATCGTCTCCGACGTGGTGAACCGGCGACCACAGGCCGAGCACGATCGACGCCGTCGGATCGCCTGCCCCTCGTCCACCTCGCGGGAATCGACGACCCGGGAGTCCGCGTGCCGACAGAACGGACACCGCACGGCCGAACACCTCCCGAAAACCGCCCCGCCACAGCGGGAACGTCACCAACAACCGCACACCACGGCGTACCACGCGTGAGTGTCGTCCACGCTCCGACCGGACACCGCCGATACCGAGCGACGACTCGATCCTACCCCAACTTGTAGACCAATTACAGCGATGCAACTACTAGATGTAGGGGTTGACCATAAGCCGCACCCCGAGGCGCCGCAACCGGACCCCCTCACTCACAGGGGCGGGAATCCGACCTAGGATGCCACGCCCCGCCGAGGAGGCGGACGCCCGCCGGTACGCCGCCGTCGCCCCGGCCACACCCTCGGCACGACCCGACCCGACACCCTACGGCGCGACCCGAACGACCTCGCCGGAACCTCCGCCGTCGGGATACGACTCCGCGACCACGCTCAGTCCCGCCGCGACCACCGTGGCGGCGACCACGAGCGCCACCACCGACAGCCACAGCCAGCCACCCCCGCCGGCCGATCGACGGGGCGCGACACGCACGGTCCGACCGCGCCACAATCGGGGAGCGCTCCGAGGCCGCGTCGGCGGGCGGCGCTCGCAACGCGCCCCCGACTCCACGGGCGGACGGTCCGGAATCCGGCGGGCGACCGATCTCCTGGCCACCAGCACCATGCCAACCACCTCTTCACCACGAACGGCGGGCACGAACGACACGCTCGCGGGGTCGAACACCAGTTCTATCGAACGCCCGTGCGAATGTGTACCACCAACTCGTGCGAAAATCGAGTGCGTGCGGCGTGTTGCTCGAACAAATGTTTGAAATCCCCGACGAAGCGGACTAGCGTCGCAACCGGATGTGTACACGAGCGCCACATCGGGCGGTGCTCATGACTGGGAGGCAAATCGCGGTGGCACGCAAGACAACGGGCAACGACGTGAGCAGCGGCGAGGTTTCCGGTCTTCCGCGCCCGGTCGAGAACCCGGACGAAAGCCTGACACCGCGCCAGCGGAAAGTCCTCGACGTGATCCGCACGTGGGTGGACCGGTACGGATATCCGCCGAGCGTCCGAGAAATCGGCGAGGCGGTCGGTCTCACCTCCACCTCGTCTGTTTCCCATCAGCTGAAGGCATTGCAGCGCAAGGGATATCTCCGGCGCGACGCGAATCGTCCCCGAGCGGTCGGCGTACTCGCGATCGACCGCGCCGGTGGCTCCGCATCCGGTGCCGAATCCACGACGTCCCGAGCGGCGTCCGAGGAGAACTCCGCGATCCCCCAGCCCGCCCTCGTCCCGCTCGTCGGCCGCATCGCCGCTGGTGGCCCGGTCCTGGCCGAGGAGTCGATCGAGGACGTCTTCCCGCTGCCGAAGGACATCGTCGGTGAGGGCGAGGTCTTTCTGCTGAGCGTCACCGGGGATTCGATGATCGGCGCCGCGATCACCGACGGGGACTGGGTCGTGGTGCGTCAACAGCCCACGGCCGAGAACGGCGACATCGTGGCCGCGATGATCGAGGGCGAGGCGACGGTGAAAACGTTCAAGCGCCGAGACGACGGGCATGTCTGGCTCATGCCGCACAATGAGGCGTACGAACCGATTCCCGGCGACGAGGCCACGATCCTCGGCAAGGTCGTCGCCGTTCTGCGTCGGCTCTGAACAACGGCTCGCACCGAAAGCAGTCGGCACGCATCGTCGACGGTTCCCCCTGATTTCTCCGGAGTGAGCATTCCCGGTTCAGGTGCGACGACGCCGGCTGCCCCAGAAGACGAGGAGCGCAGCGCCCACCGCGGCGACCGCGATCGCGGGAACGGAGCCAAGGCCGGTCTCACTGTCGTCAGGAACCTCGGATGCCGACGACTCGCCGTCGGCGCTGTGCCGTCGTTCGGCGGCCTCGGTGTCCTCGGTGTCCTCGGTGGACTCGGCGGGCGGTACGAGCGACACAGCATCCGGAACGGCTCTCAGCGGCTCACCACTGCCCTCACTGGCGGACAGCAACGTGCCCTCGGGTGTGAACGCGATCGCCTCGCCCTGCGGTTCGTCCGGGAGAGGCACCCGCACGGGGTCGCGCGTGAACGCCTCGGCGATGTCGCCGTCGGTCACCGGATACAGGTAGGCGTCGGTGTACGTGCGCAGCGCGACCACGCTGCCGTCGGCCGACAACGCGGCTCCGGTGACCGTCACGCTGCCCACCGGCCCCACTGGCCCGCCCGGCGTGTCGGTCGGACGGAACGGCACCGTGCCGACTTCCTCGAGGGGCGTCGGTCCCGGGCTCGCGAGCGGCTCCGCCGGGCGGTAGACCCGGGCGACACCGAGCGCGCTCTTGGTGATGATGTACGGCGTTCCGGAGTCGTCCACCACGAGAGCTTCGGCGTCCCGGGGCCCGTCCGGATAGGTGAGCCGGTACAGCTCCGAGGTGCCGTCGCGGGACAGCGCGTGCACGGCGACCGTTTCGCGCCGGGCGCGGTTGTCACCGGTGTCGCCGAGCCACAGTGTCCCGTCCGCCGCGAGCGCGAGGTCCTCGACGTCGTACGGATCGGTCGGCGCCGTCAGAACGTCGCGCACCCGGCACTCGTCGTCGAGCACCGCGACTTCGAGCCGCTCACCGCCGTCCGCCACGGCGTACACGTGGTCGGCGTCGGCGGCGAGCCCGGAGAGTTCCACGAGTCGCGGGTCGTCGACGTGACACAGCACCTCGGGGGAGGGCACCGTCGTCTCGGCGTGTACGACGTGCCCGCCCGCGGACGACAGAGCCAGCACCGCCGTCGCGAGTGCGGTCGTCGTCGCCGCCGAGCCGAATCGTCGGGTCACACGGCTACGGTAGCGTCACGCGCGAGAGCCGTCTGTGACGTAGGCCGACAGAGTGGCGGCGAGCTCGGGATGCACCCTCGCCTTCAGCAGAGTGCCCTCGGGCCGGTGCTCCTCGGCGAGGACCTCGCCCTCGGAGTGAGCCCGCGCCACCAACTCACCGTGCGTGTAGGGCACGAGCACCTCCACGAACGTCTCCGGTCGCGGCAGCCGGACCGCGATCTCGGCGACCAACGTCGTGATGCCCTGCCCGCTGTGCGCCGACACCACCACGGCGTCCGGCAGCATGTTGCGCAGCCGCGCGAGCGTCACCTCGTCGGCCACGTCCGCCTTGTTGATCACCACGAGCTCCGGCGGCAACGGCTCGGACCGCTTCTCGGCGATCTCGCCCAGGACGTCGCGCACGGCGCTGACCTGGTCCTCGGGCGCGGGCGCCGCGCCGTCGACCACGTGCAGCAGCAGATCCGCGTCGGCCGCTTCGTCGAGCGTCGAACGGAACGCGTCGACCAGCTGGTGTGGGAGGTGCCGCACGAAGCCCACCGTGTCGGTGAGGGTGTACTCGAGCCCGTCCGGCGTCGTCGACCTCCGGGTGGTCGGGTCGAGCGTCGCGAACAACGCGTCCTCCACCAGCACACCCGCGCCGGTGATGGCGTTGAGCAGACTGGACTTGCCCGCGTTGGTGTAGCCGACCAGGGCCACGCTCGGAACGGCGTTGGCGACCCGGCGTCCCCGCTTGGTGGCCCGGATGGTGTCCATCGCCGCGATGTCCTTGCGGAGCTTGGCGATGCGCTTGTTGATGCGCCTGCGGTCGGTCTCCAGCTTGGTTTCACCGGGACCACGCAGACCCACACCACCGTTGGCGCCACCGGCGCGGCCACCGGCCTGCCGCGACAGCGACAGACCCCACCCGCGCAGTCGCGGGATCAAATACTGCAGCTGCGCCAACTCGACCTGGGCCTTGCCTTCACGCGAACGCGCGTGCTGGGCGAAGATGTCGAGGATCAGCGCGGTGCGGTCGATGACCTTCACCCGCAGCTTCTCCTCCAGGTTCCGCAGCTGGCCGGGCGAGAGCTCACCGTCGCAGATGACGGTGTCGGCCCCGGTCGCCACGACGATGTCGGAGAGCTCGCGCACCTTGCCCGAGCCGATGTAGGTGGAGGGGTCCGGCCGCATCCGGCGCTGGACGACGCCCTCCAGCACCTCGGAACCCGCGGTCTCGGCCAGCCGCGCGAGTTCGGCCAGGGACTCCTCGGACTGCTCCGCCGTCCCCTCGGTCCACACGCCGACGAGGACGACGCGCTCCAGCCGCAGCTGCCGGTACTCGACCTCGGTGACGTCGCTGAGCTCGGTCGACAGCCCCGCGACCCTGCGCAGCGAGGCGCGGTCGGAAAGTTCCAGTTCGCCCTGCGACACGTCGTCGTCGAACGGGTCGACGGTGCCGACGGCATCGACGGCGTCATGGGAAGCCTTGTGTGTCAGTTCTGTCATCGTCTCCCTATCGTCCCACGGTTCGTGGGAAAGAACGAGCCAATTGGCTGCTCGGAAGCAGTGCCACCCGCCTGGCGGTGTGGCGGCCCACCCGAGGGCAGGCGAGCGTGAGCAGGGTGAGCACTGTCACCTGTTCCAACGGGGTGGGCCGACGACCTATTCCTCACCCTCGCCGTGCGCCGTCGCCTCCGAGGTCGATCAGGAGCCGGTCAGTCGGCCGGATCCGGGGCGACATACACCGCGGAGCGATCACCGCCGTCCTCCATCGGCTGGGCGGCGAACTCCCCCAGCAGAGCCAGCGACC from the Saccharomonospora azurea NA-128 genome contains:
- the nrdR gene encoding transcriptional regulator NrdR, translating into MRCPFCRHADSRVVDSREVDEGQAIRRRRSCSACGRRFTTSETMVLAVVKRSGVTEQFSRDKVVRGVRRACQGRPVDDDALKQLAQKVEESIRATGVAEIPSHEVGLAILGPLRELDAVAYLRFASVYRSFSSIEDFESEIKNLREAIAEGAAPQDRSE
- the lexA gene encoding transcriptional repressor LexA, yielding MARKTTGNDVSSGEVSGLPRPVENPDESLTPRQRKVLDVIRTWVDRYGYPPSVREIGEAVGLTSTSSVSHQLKALQRKGYLRRDANRPRAVGVLAIDRAGGSASGAESTTSRAASEENSAIPQPALVPLVGRIAAGGPVLAEESIEDVFPLPKDIVGEGEVFLLSVTGDSMIGAAITDGDWVVVRQQPTAENGDIVAAMIEGEATVKTFKRRDDGHVWLMPHNEAYEPIPGDEATILGKVVAVLRRL
- the hflX gene encoding GTPase HflX, encoding MTELTHKASHDAVDAVGTVDPFDDDVSQGELELSDRASLRRVAGLSTELSDVTEVEYRQLRLERVVLVGVWTEGTAEQSEESLAELARLAETAGSEVLEGVVQRRMRPDPSTYIGSGKVRELSDIVVATGADTVICDGELSPGQLRNLEEKLRVKVIDRTALILDIFAQHARSREGKAQVELAQLQYLIPRLRGWGLSLSRQAGGRAGGANGGVGLRGPGETKLETDRRRINKRIAKLRKDIAAMDTIRATKRGRRVANAVPSVALVGYTNAGKSSLLNAITGAGVLVEDALFATLDPTTRRSTTPDGLEYTLTDTVGFVRHLPHQLVDAFRSTLDEAADADLLLHVVDGAAPAPEDQVSAVRDVLGEIAEKRSEPLPPELVVINKADVADEVTLARLRNMLPDAVVVSAHSGQGITTLVAEIAVRLPRPETFVEVLVPYTHGELVARAHSEGEVLAEEHRPEGTLLKARVHPELAATLSAYVTDGSRA